Proteins encoded by one window of Streptomyces sp. LX-29:
- a CDS encoding ABC transporter ATP-binding protein — protein sequence MIGVAPPEFDPAAQESTATLPVGGPATVRGYVRELLRRHRAAFLALLAVNTAAVLASMVGPYLLGGLVENVSRGAEDLHLGRTVSLFAVALAVQTVFVREVRLRGAMLGERMLADLREDFLVRSVRLPPSVLERAGTGDLLSRITTDVDRLSEAMREAVPQLSIGVVWAGLLLGALTATAPPLGLAVLVALPVLLVGCRWYFRRAPSAYRSEAAGYAAVAAALTETVDAGRTVEAHRLGERRVALSDQRIHEWTRWEQYTLWLRTVLFPVINTTYTLITGSVLMIGGACVLQGWMSVGELTTGALLAQMLAEPVGLVLRWYDELQVAQVSLARLVGVREIDTTVDDTGDAPAGRDVRADAVRFGYRADSEVLRGITLRVRPGTRMALVGPSGAGKSTLGRLIAGIYAPRTGEVTLGGAELARMPAERVRAHVALVNQEHHVFVGSLRDNLLLARASARDTELWAALAAVDADAWARGLSDGLDTEVGSGGLALSPAQAQQIALARLVLADPHTLILDEATSLLDPRAARHLERSLARVLEGRTVVAIAHRLHTAHDADVIAVVEDGRISELGSHDELVAAGGAYAALWRSWHR from the coding sequence ATGATCGGCGTGGCACCCCCGGAGTTCGACCCCGCGGCTCAGGAGTCGACGGCGACGCTTCCGGTCGGCGGGCCGGCGACCGTCCGCGGGTACGTGCGTGAGCTGTTGCGCCGTCACCGCGCCGCGTTTCTGGCGCTGCTGGCGGTGAACACCGCCGCGGTGCTCGCCTCCATGGTCGGTCCGTATCTGCTGGGCGGCCTGGTCGAGAACGTGTCGCGGGGCGCCGAGGACCTCCATCTCGGCCGCACGGTGTCGCTGTTCGCGGTGGCGCTGGCCGTCCAGACCGTCTTCGTGCGGGAGGTGCGGCTGCGCGGCGCGATGCTGGGCGAGCGGATGCTGGCGGACCTGCGGGAGGACTTCCTCGTCCGTTCGGTGCGGCTGCCGCCGAGCGTGCTGGAACGGGCCGGCACGGGAGACCTGCTCTCCCGGATCACCACCGACGTCGACCGGCTGTCGGAGGCGATGCGCGAGGCGGTGCCGCAGCTGTCGATCGGCGTGGTGTGGGCCGGTCTGCTGCTGGGCGCGCTGACCGCGACCGCGCCGCCGCTCGGCCTCGCCGTGCTGGTCGCGCTGCCAGTGCTGTTGGTCGGCTGCCGCTGGTACTTCCGCCGTGCGCCGAGCGCCTACCGCTCGGAGGCTGCCGGGTACGCGGCGGTCGCCGCGGCGCTGACCGAGACCGTGGACGCCGGGCGGACCGTCGAGGCGCACCGGCTGGGAGAGCGCCGTGTGGCGCTCTCCGACCAGCGGATCCACGAATGGACCCGATGGGAGCAGTACACGCTCTGGCTGCGCACCGTCCTCTTCCCGGTGATCAATACGACCTACACCCTGATCACCGGCTCGGTGCTGATGATCGGCGGCGCGTGCGTGCTCCAGGGCTGGATGTCGGTCGGCGAGCTGACGACCGGGGCGCTGCTGGCGCAGATGCTGGCGGAGCCGGTCGGGCTGGTCCTGCGCTGGTACGACGAGCTCCAGGTGGCCCAGGTGTCGCTGGCCCGGCTGGTCGGGGTGCGCGAGATCGACACGACCGTCGACGACACCGGGGACGCGCCCGCGGGCCGGGATGTCCGGGCGGACGCGGTGCGGTTCGGTTACCGGGCCGACAGCGAGGTGCTGCGCGGGATCACCCTGCGGGTGCGGCCGGGGACCCGGATGGCCCTCGTGGGGCCGTCCGGGGCGGGCAAGTCGACGCTGGGCCGACTGATCGCGGGGATCTACGCGCCCCGGACGGGCGAGGTCACGCTGGGCGGCGCGGAGCTGGCCCGGATGCCTGCGGAGCGGGTGCGCGCGCACGTGGCGCTGGTCAACCAGGAGCACCATGTCTTCGTGGGCTCGCTGCGCGACAACCTGCTGCTGGCGCGCGCCTCCGCCCGGGACACGGAGCTGTGGGCGGCGCTCGCCGCGGTGGACGCGGACGCCTGGGCGCGGGGGCTCTCGGACGGGCTGGACACGGAGGTGGGCTCGGGCGGCCTGGCGCTGTCCCCGGCGCAGGCGCAGCAGATCGCGCTGGCCCGGCTGGTGCTCGCCGACCCCCATACGTTGATCCTGGACGAGGCCACGTCCCTGCTCGACCCGCGGGCGGCCCGCCATCTGGAGCGTTCGCTGGCCCGGGTGCTGGAGGGGCGGACGGTGGTCGCCATCGCGCACCGGCTGCACACCGCCCACGACGCGGATGTGATCGCGGTGGTGGAGGACGGCCGGATCAGCGAGTTGGGCAGCCACGACGAACTGGTCGCGGCGGGCGGGGCGTACGCGGCGCTGTGGCGCTCCTGGCACCGGTAG
- a CDS encoding ABC transporter ATP-binding protein, whose protein sequence is MQIRDLPYPDPGLPDVRSGPRLLLWLGRRQLGGQLRALLWGLLHQASVASFPIAVGLAVQAVVDRSGARLALAGGLLLLLGALSALGDAMLHRAAVTNWITAAARVQQLLSRKTAELGASLTRQVAAGEVVAVSTNDVEKIGWFVEALSRFTAALLTTIGVCVALVLYQPALGGVVAVGMPVLALAVLPLLPRATRRADEQREKAGRATELAADTVAGLRVLRGIGGEELFLQRYRRASQQVREAAVRSARMWALIAAVQVVLPGLLLIGVVGYGAVLARDGRIEVGELVTVYAAVTFLLLPLRTVEEIAMAYSFSRPSARRAARVLALRRGTAAAAPEYEHGGVGEPLGGDLYDPVSGLLVPAGRLTAVVCGDPDVAGRLAERLGGHPAEGAGPDRRSATPEAPAGSAPSPSPLLGGVALDEVSLSAARAAVLVQDKDPTLLSGTLAELFDVPASGAVTSSAALEAAQCGDVLTALAQTVPTADGRPGDPMAARLTERGRSLSGGQRQRLALARSLVTDPEVLVLDEPTSAVDSHTEARIADGLRRLRRGRTTAVFTSSPLLLDRADRVVFVRDGTAVAAGTHRELLRADPAYLAVVTRETDAERGERDGVGRPTIRGDLEPDDKERNGVPPAGTEPDDRERNGVPPTGMERDGRERVEESA, encoded by the coding sequence ATGCAGATTCGCGATCTTCCGTACCCCGACCCCGGCCTGCCCGACGTACGGTCCGGACCGCGTCTTCTGCTCTGGCTGGGCCGGCGGCAGTTGGGCGGCCAGCTCCGCGCACTGCTGTGGGGCCTGCTGCACCAGGCGTCCGTGGCGTCGTTCCCGATCGCGGTCGGACTTGCGGTGCAGGCCGTGGTGGACCGCTCGGGCGCCCGCCTCGCGCTGGCCGGCGGGCTGCTGTTGCTGCTCGGCGCGCTCTCCGCGCTGGGCGACGCCATGTTGCACCGGGCCGCCGTCACCAACTGGATCACGGCCGCCGCGCGGGTCCAACAGCTGCTGTCGCGCAAGACGGCCGAGCTGGGGGCCTCGTTGACCCGGCAGGTGGCGGCGGGTGAGGTCGTCGCCGTGTCCACCAACGATGTGGAGAAGATCGGCTGGTTCGTGGAGGCGCTCTCCCGGTTCACCGCCGCCTTGCTCACCACCATCGGAGTGTGCGTGGCCCTGGTGCTCTACCAGCCCGCGCTGGGTGGTGTGGTGGCGGTCGGCATGCCGGTCCTGGCGCTGGCCGTGCTGCCGCTGCTGCCGCGTGCCACCCGCCGCGCGGACGAGCAGCGCGAGAAGGCCGGCCGGGCCACCGAGCTCGCCGCGGACACCGTCGCCGGGTTGCGGGTGCTGCGGGGCATCGGCGGCGAGGAGCTGTTCCTCCAGCGGTACCGGCGGGCGTCCCAGCAGGTGCGGGAGGCGGCGGTGCGCAGCGCCCGGATGTGGGCGCTCATCGCGGCGGTCCAGGTGGTGTTGCCGGGGCTGCTGCTGATCGGCGTCGTCGGGTACGGGGCCGTGCTGGCCCGGGACGGCCGGATCGAGGTCGGCGAACTGGTCACCGTCTACGCCGCGGTCACCTTCCTGCTGCTGCCGCTGCGGACCGTGGAGGAGATCGCCATGGCGTACTCCTTCTCCCGACCCTCCGCCCGCCGCGCGGCGCGGGTGCTGGCGCTGCGACGCGGCACGGCCGCGGCCGCCCCGGAGTACGAGCACGGCGGGGTCGGCGAGCCGCTCGGCGGCGATCTGTACGACCCGGTGAGCGGCCTGCTGGTGCCGGCCGGGCGGCTGACCGCGGTGGTGTGCGGCGATCCGGACGTGGCCGGGCGGCTGGCCGAACGCCTCGGCGGGCACCCGGCCGAGGGGGCCGGACCGGACCGGCGGTCGGCGACGCCCGAGGCGCCGGCGGGCTCGGCGCCCTCTCCCTCTCCCCTGCTCGGCGGCGTCGCCCTGGACGAGGTGTCGCTGTCGGCGGCCCGCGCCGCGGTGCTGGTCCAGGACAAGGATCCGACGCTGCTGTCGGGCACGCTGGCCGAGCTGTTCGACGTGCCCGCCTCGGGGGCGGTCACGTCGTCCGCGGCCCTGGAGGCGGCGCAGTGCGGCGATGTGCTCACCGCGCTCGCGCAGACCGTGCCGACGGCGGACGGGCGGCCGGGCGACCCGATGGCCGCGCGGCTCACCGAGCGCGGCCGGTCGCTCTCCGGTGGCCAGCGACAGCGGCTGGCGCTGGCCCGCTCGCTAGTGACGGACCCCGAGGTGCTGGTGCTCGACGAGCCGACGTCGGCGGTGGACTCGCACACCGAGGCGCGGATCGCGGACGGGCTGCGGCGGCTGCGGCGCGGCCGCACCACCGCCGTCTTCACCTCCAGCCCGCTGCTGCTGGACCGGGCCGACCGGGTGGTGTTCGTACGGGACGGCACGGCGGTGGCGGCCGGGACCCACCGCGAGCTGCTGCGCGCCGACCCCGCGTATCTGGCGGTGGTCACCCGGGAGACCGACGCCGAACGGGGCGAGCGGGACGGTGTGGGGCGCCCCACGATCCGCGGCGACCTGGAGCCGGACGACAAGGAGCGGAACGGCGTGCCGCCGGCCGGCACAGAACCGGACGACAGGGAACGGAACGGCGTGCCGCCCACCGGCATGGAACGGGACGGCAGGGAGCGCGTGGAGGAGTCGGCATGA
- a CDS encoding Gfo/Idh/MocA family oxidoreductase produces the protein MNEETPRQPSRRSVLRTAGATGAGIGVGFGGLAAEPASAAPATAAESVDTEESPAAPPRRGATMIGVPFEPRATVRVGIVGLGQRGGSMIDLFLALPGVRVTAVCDPVKEKVARAVAKVTAAGQPTPAGYAHGEHDFVRMCERADVDFVYVATPWDWHFEMCRTAMEHGKHVGVECPLAMELDQLWELVDVSERTRRHCVQLENCCYGRNEMRVLRMAHAGLFGELLHGAGAYIHDLRGLMFDPEYYETPWRRRWHTRLRGDLYPNHGFGPVANYMDVNRGDRAVRITTFGSPARGLAAYREQHMPPGDPSWKETYIESDMSISLVQTAKGRVIRLEHAVSNPHPYSRHNILGGTKGVFEDYPPRIYLEPEMHDDRWGDFTAYADWDHWLWKEHSNPPGGHGGMDYIMLFRLTQCMRLGLVPDFDVYDGATWTAPVPLSNASIRAKGAPQSIPDFTRGHWRKARPGVDSAKPRA, from the coding sequence ATGAACGAGGAAACACCGCGGCAGCCCAGTCGACGCTCGGTCCTGAGGACCGCGGGCGCCACCGGGGCCGGCATCGGCGTCGGGTTCGGCGGCCTCGCCGCCGAACCGGCGTCCGCCGCGCCGGCCACCGCGGCCGAGTCCGTGGACACCGAGGAGTCCCCCGCGGCGCCACCGCGGCGCGGCGCGACCATGATCGGGGTGCCGTTCGAGCCGCGCGCCACCGTGCGCGTCGGCATCGTCGGCCTCGGCCAGCGCGGCGGCAGCATGATCGACCTCTTTCTGGCGTTGCCGGGGGTGCGGGTGACCGCGGTGTGCGACCCCGTGAAGGAGAAGGTCGCCAGAGCGGTCGCCAAGGTCACCGCCGCCGGCCAGCCCACGCCCGCCGGCTACGCCCACGGCGAGCACGACTTCGTGCGGATGTGTGAGCGCGCGGACGTCGACTTCGTCTACGTCGCCACGCCCTGGGACTGGCACTTCGAGATGTGCCGGACGGCGATGGAGCACGGCAAGCATGTCGGCGTCGAGTGCCCGCTCGCCATGGAGCTGGACCAGCTGTGGGAGCTGGTCGACGTCTCGGAGCGCACTCGCCGCCACTGCGTGCAGTTGGAGAACTGCTGTTACGGCAGGAACGAGATGCGGGTGCTGCGGATGGCGCACGCCGGCCTCTTCGGCGAGCTGCTGCACGGCGCCGGCGCGTACATCCACGACCTGCGCGGGCTGATGTTCGACCCGGAGTACTACGAGACGCCGTGGCGCCGCCGGTGGCACACCCGGCTGCGCGGTGACCTCTACCCCAACCACGGCTTCGGCCCGGTCGCCAACTACATGGACGTCAACCGCGGCGACCGCGCCGTGCGGATCACCACCTTCGGCTCCCCCGCCCGCGGTCTGGCCGCCTATCGGGAGCAGCACATGCCGCCCGGCGACCCGAGCTGGAAGGAGACATACATAGAAAGCGACATGTCGATCAGTCTGGTGCAGACCGCGAAGGGTCGTGTCATCCGGCTGGAGCACGCCGTCTCCAACCCGCATCCGTACAGCCGGCACAACATCCTCGGCGGCACCAAGGGGGTCTTCGAGGACTATCCGCCCCGGATCTATCTGGAACCGGAGATGCACGACGACCGCTGGGGTGATTTCACGGCGTACGCCGACTGGGACCACTGGCTGTGGAAGGAGCACAGCAACCCGCCGGGCGGGCACGGCGGGATGGACTACATCATGCTCTTCCGGCTGACGCAGTGCATGCGGCTCGGTCTGGTGCCGGACTTCGACGTCTACGACGGGGCCACCTGGACCGCGCCGGTGCCGCTGAGCAACGCCTCCATCCGGGCCAAGGGCGCCCCGCAGTCCATCCCCGACTTCACCCGCGGCCACTGGCGGAAGGCCCGACCGGGCGTGGACTCGGCCAAGCCCAGGGCGTAA
- a CDS encoding MarR family transcriptional regulator yields MCTPAPSPTSDASGQLAEQLLSLTRRLHRAQRRHLEPLGITPAQSRLLRTVAHFDHDGRPPRMADLAERLDVVPRAVTTLVDALEAHGSVRRAPDPANRRVIRIELTDTGRSALRALRDARRAAAEDVLAPLSERQREMLGGLLDTLSAGPGGC; encoded by the coding sequence ATGTGCACCCCCGCGCCCTCCCCCACCTCCGACGCCTCCGGGCAGCTCGCCGAGCAGCTGCTGAGTCTCACGCGCCGGCTGCACCGCGCGCAGAGGCGCCATCTGGAGCCGCTGGGCATCACCCCGGCCCAGTCTCGGCTGCTGCGCACGGTCGCGCACTTCGACCACGACGGCCGACCGCCCCGGATGGCGGATCTCGCGGAGCGCCTCGACGTCGTGCCGCGCGCGGTGACGACCCTGGTCGACGCCCTGGAGGCGCACGGCTCGGTGCGCAGGGCACCGGATCCGGCCAATCGCCGGGTGATCCGCATCGAGCTCACCGACACCGGCCGCTCGGCGCTGCGCGCGCTGCGGGACGCGCGCCGGGCCGCGGCGGAGGACGTGCTCGCGCCCCTCTCCGAGCGGCAGCGGGAGATGCTCGGCGGGCTTCTCGACACGCTCTCCGCCGGTCCGGGCGGCTGCTGA